The Natrinema saccharevitans genome includes the window GAGCGAAAGCACTTCGTCAAGTACGCCGGAGCCAGCGGCGACTTCAACCCGATCCACTACGACGAGCCCTACGCGACGGGGGCGGGCAACGAGAGCGTCTTCGGCCAGGGGATGTTCACCGCCGGCGTCACCTCGCGGGTCGTCGCCAACTGGTTCGACCTGCGGGACGTGAGGAGCTTCGGCGTCCGGTTCCAGTCCCGGGTCTTCCCCGGCGACACCGTCGTCGCGAGCGGCGAGGTCGCCGAGATCAACGAGGGAACGGTAGAAGCGGAACTCGAGGCCCGGACGACCGACGGCGAGACGCTGCTGACCGGGACGGCGACGGCCGCCCTCGAGTAAAAAAGACGCGTACGAACTTTTACTCCGGTACGAACACCGGAATCGCTGCGTCCTCTGAGACCTGCCAGAACCGCACCCCGACGGCAGCACCGATCTCGAGGTCGTCGGGCTCGGCGTCGAGCAGTGCGAGCAGGCGCGGCCCCTCGGCGAGGTCGATCGCGCCGACGACGTACGGCGTCCGCTCGGCGAAGCCGGGTTCGCCGGGGACGTGGCAGACGGTGTACGTGTAGATCGTGCCGACGCCCTCGCTCGCCTCGAACGGCGGGTCCTCGGCCCCGCAGGCGGTACAGACCGCCCGCGGGTACAGCTGGCGGTGACCGCAGTCACAGGCCTGATAGCGCAGTTCGCCCTCGAGGGTACCCGCCCAGAAGGGAGCCGTCGCACCGGTCGGGACCGGGACCGGCCCGTCCCACTCCTCGCGGCGGTCCTCGATGCGCCCCGTCATGATTCCCTCCGGAGGACGACGGTGCTGCTCGAGGAGAGTAATCCCCCGGTACCGTGGGCGACGGCGACCTCGGCGTCGTCGACCTGCCGGTCGCCCTCGTAGTCGCCGCGGAGCTGCCGGGCGGCCTCGATGAGGACGAAGACCCCGAAGTGGCCGGGATGACAGTACGAGAGCCCACCGCCCTGCGTGTTCATGGGGAGTTCGCCGCCCGGCGCGGTCGTCCCGCCCGAGACGAACTCGCCGCCTTCGCCCTTCTCGCAGAAGCCCAGGTCTTCGAGGGTGACTAAAGCGGTGTAGGTAAACGAGTCGTAGATCTCGGCGACGTCGACGTCGTCGTGGGTAATTCCGGCTTGATCGAAGGCCTTCGGGCCGGTTACCGCGGCCCCGGTGGTCGTCATGTCGGGCATCTCGCTGACGTCCTGGCGGTGGGTACTCGTCGAGGCAACGCCCGCGACGGCGATCTCGGGCACGCCCAGTTCCGCGGCCTTTTCCTCGCTCACGAGGACCACCGCGCCCCCGCCGTCCGAGACGAGACAGCAATCGAGCAGGTTGAACGGTTCGGCGATCTCCCGGGACTCGAGGACGTCGTCGACCGTGATCGGCTCCCGCTGGGCCGCCTTGGGATTCATCGCGGCCCACTCGCGGGTCGCGACGGCGACCTCCGCGAGCTGTTCCTCGGTGGTACCGTACTCGTGCATGTGCCGGCGCGCGGCCATCGCGTAGGCCCCCGGCGGCCGGAACAGCCCCGTCGGGCGGACGAAGCCGTCGATCGGGTGGGTCTCCTCGAGCGACTGGTCCCTGCCGGGGCCGGTCTTGCTCGTCGAGCCGTAGGCGACGACCACGACGTCGGCCTCGTCGCGGGCCATCGCGTCGCGGACGTGGCCACAGAAGTGTTCGAACGACGAGCCGCCGATCTCGGTCCCCTCGAGAAACGAGGGCTCGTCGAGGTCGAGGTACTCCGACAGCACCAGCGCGGGCATGTAGTCGTCGCCGCCGGCGACCGCGACGCCGTCGACCTCGTCGAGGGAACAGCCGGCGTCCTCGAGGGCTCGCACCGTCGCGACGGCGGCGTTGTCCAGCCAGTTCCGGTCGGGCGTCTCGCCGAGGTCGCTCTCGGCGACGCCCGCGAGGATCGGTTCAGCCACGGGTATCCCTCCGTCGGACCGGTCGTATCATCGTCTCCCGATATCTCGAGCGAACGCAAATAAGTTGTGGTAGGAGATAACATAGGTCGTGTCACGCCGTACCGAGAGCCGTCGTGTCGACGGACCCGCTGTCTAGTGATAGATACTATTTTATATCACTCAATGATATTGTGTGGCATGGATTTGGCAAGCGTTACCGAGAGTGCGAGGGAGGGGAACGTCGCGCGACTTCACGACGAGACGGTTCGGCTACACGGCGACGCACCGGCGATCGAGTACCACGGGACGACGCTGACCCACGACGACCTCAAAGCCGAGAGCGCGCGCTTCGCCGGCGGGCTGGCCGACCTCGGGCTCGAGCCGGGCGATATCATGCTCCAGTACCTGCCGAACTGCCCGCCGTACCTGATCGGCGCGCTGGGCGCGTTCAAGGCCGGCGTGATCGTCTCGCCGGTCAATCCCCAGTACCGCAAGCGCGAGTTGACCTACCAGCTCGAGGACACCGAGGCCGCGGCCGTCCTCACTCACGAGGCCCTCGAACCCTACCTCGAGGAGGCCCTCGAGACGATCGACTGGGATCCGGTCGTGATTTCGGTCGACGGCGAGGGCGAGGACGTCCACGCCTTCGCGGACGTCCGCGGCGAGGAGCGGTTCGTCGAGCGGGCCGACGACGACGTGGCGCTGCTGCCGTACACCTCGGGGACGACCGGGAAACCCAAAGGCGTCCAGTTGACCCACCGCAACTTCCGCGCCCAGACGTTTTCCGTCCTCGCACAGGAGCAGGCGCTCGAGGGCGAGGCCGTCAAGAGCCTCGTCTGGCTGCCGCTGTATCACATCACCGGCTTCACGCACACCGCCTGGCAGCCGCTGGTGCGCGGGGGCAGCGTCTACCTGCGCAGCGCGGCCAACTGGGACGGCGACGCCGCGATGAAGCTGATCGAGGAGGAGGGGATCACCCACTACGTCGGCGTCACCGCGATGTACGTCGACATGATCAACAGCGACGACTTCGGCGAGTACGACCTGACCAGCCTCGAGTCGGCCGGCGAGGGCGGAGCCAAGATGTCCGTCGCGGTCCAGGAGCAGTTCGAGAAGACCGCCGGCGTCGAGATGGCCGAGGGGTACGGGCTGACCGAGACCAACGGCGCGACCCACTCCCAGCGCAACTCGACGTTCGGCCTGCGCCACGGCACGATCGGCCAGCCGACCCGGATGACCGAGGCCAAGATCGTCGACTCGAGCGGGGAGACGGTCCCCATCGGCGAGGAAGGCGAACTCCTCGTTCGGGGGCCACAGGTGATGAAGGGCTACCACGGAATGCCCGAGGCGACCGACGAGGCCTTCACCGACGACGTCCCCGCGAGCGAAGCGAGCGGGGAGTCGGAAGACTCGTCTTCCGGAAGGTGGTTCCGGACTGGCGACATCGCCCGCCGCGACGAGGACAACTACTACGAGATCGTCGACCGGAAGAAACACATGATCAACTCGGCCGGCTACAACATCTACCCCAGCGAACTCGAGGAGTTGCTGGCCGAACACGAGGCCGTCGCCGAGGGTGCCGTGGTCAGGATTCCCGACGAGCGCCGCAACGAGGTCCCGAAAGCGTTCGTCGTCACCGCACCGGGCGTCGAACCCGGCGAGGACGTCACGGCCGAGGAGATCACGGAGTACTTCCTCGACAACGTCGCCTCCTACAAACACCCCCGCGAGGTCGAGTTCATCGAGGAACTCCCCCGGACCACCTCCGGCAAGATCCAGAAGTACAAACTCGAGGACGGCGAGGGGGACGAGTAACGCGTGACCGTCGTCGTCTCCCCGCACGTCCTCGCGGGCGGCGGGCCGCTGGTCACCGACGAGATCCGCGAGCGCCGGCCGGAGATCGACCTCGAACACGTCGAGGACGCGGACGACCTTCCGGCGGCGGTCGCCGACGCCGAGGCCCTCGTCATCCACCGGCTCCCCGACGAGGTACTCGCGGCGGCCGACGCACTCGAGTGGGTACAGGCGCTCAGCGCCGGGACCGACCGCTTCGATCACGACGCGCTGGCCGACCGCGGCGTGGCGCTGACGAACGTCTCGGGGATCCACGCGAAGCCGATCGGCCAGCAGGTCCTGGGGTACCTGCTTCACTTCGAGCGCGGGTTCGACCGCGCGATCGCTCAGCAGCGCGAACGCGAGTGGGAGCGCTACCTCGGTGGTGAACTCGGCGACCGAACCGTCGGGATCGTCGGCGTCGGCGCGATCGGCTCGAACGTGGCCGACTACTGCCGGACGTTCGACGCCCGCGTGGTCGGGACCAAGCGGGACCCGACCGACGCGCCCGAGAGCGTCGACGAGATCTACGGCCCGGACGGCCTCGAGTCGGTCCTCGCCGCGAGCGACTACCTCGTGGTCGCCTGTCCGCTGACCGACCAGACGCGGGGGCTGCTCGATGCCGACGCCCTCGCGACGCTGCCCGACGACGCGGTGCTGGTCAACATCGCCCGCGGCGGGATCGTCGACCAGTCGGCGCTCGTCGACGCGCTCGCGGCGGGCGACCTCGGCGGCGCGGCGCTTGACGTCTTCGAAGAGGAGCCACTGCCCGAATCGTCGCCGCTGTGGGCCCGCGACGACGTCCTCGTGACGCCGCATATGGCCGGCAGCACGCCCCACTACTGGGAGCGCTGTGCCGACGTCTTCCTCCGGAACTACGATCGGTTCCGCGACGGTGACCCCCTCGAGAACCGCGTCGTCTGAGCGCTTTTTTCCGGTCCGCTCGCGGCCGTACCCGTCCATAGATTGAAGGGTCGACCCGTCGACCATCGGGTATGTCAGACCTTCGCATCGACGCGATGGTACCGAAACTGGCGAACGATTCGGGCGCGGCTGCCGCCCGCGCCGAGGAACTCGGGTTCGACGGCGTCTGGACCCCCGAGATGGACAACGACGCGTTCCTGCCGCACCCGGTGATCGCCGACCGGACCGAGGAGATCCAGCAGGGGACACGAATCGCGCTCTCTTTCACCCGCAGCCCGATGGCGCTGGCCTACACCGCCTGGGACCTCGCACAGTACACCGACGGCCGGTTCGTCCTCGGCATCGGCACGCAGGTCAAAGGCCACAACGAGCGCCGCTTCAGCGTCGACTGGGAGTCGCCCGGGCCGCGACTGCGCGAGGTCGTCGAGTCGCTGCGGCACATCTTCGACGCGTTCCAGGGCGAAGCCGACCTCGAGTACGAGGGTGACCACTACTCGTTCTCGCTGATGACGGACAACTTCAATCCGGGGCCGATCGACCATCCCGAGATCCCGATCTACATCGCAGGCGTCAACGAGTACAACATCCGGCTCGCGGGCGAGCTCTGCGACGGACTGGACATGCACGTCTTCAATACCCCCGGCTACACCGACGACGTCATCGCGCCGACCGTCGCCGAGGGGGCCGACCGCGGGGAGCGGTCCCTCGAGGACGTCTCGCTCTCCGCGAGCCCGTTCGTCGTCACGGGCGAGACAGAGGACGAACGCGAGCGGTCCCGCCGGGAGGTGCGCCGTCGAATCGCCTTCTACGGGAGTACGCGAACCTACCACGACGTCCTCGAACACCACGGCTGGCGCTCGGTCGGCGAGGAGTTACACGATCTCTCGACGGACGGGAAGTGGGAAGAAATGGCCGGCCTCGTGACCGACGAGATGGTGTCGACGTTCGCGATCGAAGCGCCGCCCGAGGAACTACTCGCGGAGGCGCGGGCGGTCTACGGGGGGATCGCCGACCGGGTCGTCCTCCCGCTCGATCACGGCGAGGCCTTCCTGAACGAGTAGTAGCGAGCGCCGTCGCGGACCTCGTACTCGATTCTGCCCCGGCCCTCGAGCGTGCCGAGCGCCCCGAGCGTGTCGAGCAACTGGGCGGGATGCCGGACCTCGCCGCTGCGGTGCCGGGTTATCTCCAGGGGCGTCGCCGGCCCGACGGCGCTGACCGCCTCGAGGGTTTCGGCCGTGAGCGACTCCAGAGCCGACCGCGTACTCTCGATGGCTTCCTCGTAGTCGGTAAAGACCGGGCCGTGCCCGGGGAAAGCCCGGTCGATCGCACGGCCCTCGAGCCGGTCCATCGCGCGGTGGAAGTCGTCGACGGCGTCGTAGGCACCGTAGTCGAGGCCGACGTTGATCGCGCCCGGTCGGAACGGTTCGATGAGCGCGTCCCCCGAGAAGAGGACGCGCTCGCCGTTGACCTCGGTCGCCAGACTGGCGTGGTGAACCTGGTGGCCGGGCGTGTGGATCGGGTCGAACTCCCGGCCCGCGACGGTAACCGACTCGTCGAACGGGAACGGCACCGCCGCCTCGGGCTCGAGCAGCCGGCGATTGCGCTCGAGGGACGCTTTCGCGCGTTCGGTCTCGCGCTCGATTGCCTCGCCGCGGTACCCGGCCGACCGGCCGATCTCGCGGATCCCCGCCGCGAGGTCGGCCGGGTCGCGCTCGAGTTGCTCGAGGACGGGCCGGGGTGCGTAGACGGTCGCGCCGGCCTCGCGCAACAGCGGCACCTGTCCGATGTGATCGCTGTGGGGGTGGGTAACGACGACCGCCGCGACGTCCGCGAGGTCGTACCCCGTCGCTGCCAGCTCTTCGCGGATCGTCGCTTCGGCCCGTTCCTCGGGGTCACCGGTATCGATCAGGATCGGCGCGGGCTCCTCGATGAGGTAGGCCGCGGCGTGTTTCGGCGGCCACTCGATGTCGAAGTCGATGCGCGACACCTGCCCAGCGGCGCGTGTACCCCGCTCCGTCGACTCACTCATCTCAGATGAGTTCGCGAGCGATCGTCCGTTTCTGGATCTCGTCGGTCCCCTCGAAGATGCGGAAGACCCGCGCCGAGCGGTAGTTGCGTTCGATCGGTAGGTCCTTCATGAAGCCGGCTCCGCCGTGGACCTGCATCGCGATGTCGGCCGCGTCGTTGGCCAGTTTCGCGCCGCGGAGCTTCGCCATCGACTCCTCTTTCCGGGCGCGTTCGCCGTTGTCCATCTTCCAGGCGGCGTAGCGATAGAGTTGGCGGACCTGTTCGATGTCGGTCGCGAGTTCGGCCAACTGGAAGGAGATTCCCTGCCGGTGACCGATCGGCTTTCCGAACGTCTCCCGGTCGCGGGCGTACTCGAGGGACATGTCCAGCAGGAACTCGGCCGTCCCGACCGCGCCGGCGGCGATGTTGATTCGACCGCCGCCGATCCAGTCCATCGCGGACTGAAAGCCCGCGTCGACCTCGCCCAGCACCTGCTCCTCGCCGACGCGGCAGTCGTCGAAGTGGAGTTCGGCGTGCGTCCCGGGCGTCATCCCCATCGCGCGGTGGATCTTCCCGACCTCGAAGCCGGGCGTCTCCTTGTCGACGAGGAAGCAGGTGATCCCGCTGAGGTCGCCGTCGTCGCCGCTGGTCCGGGCGAAGACCATCGCGAAGTCGGCGTAGGGCGCGTTCGTGATGTAGACCTTCTGGCCGTTGATGACCCACTCGTCGCCGTCCTTCTCGGCGCGGGTGTCCATGTGGTGGGCGTCGCTGCCGTGGCCCGGCTCGGTCAGGGCGAAACAGGTCGTGATCTCGCCGTCCATCAGCGGCTCCAGATACTCCTCGCGCTGGCGCTCGTCGCAGTTCAACAGGATCGGCGTCGGTCCGCCCGCGCCGCCGAAGATGGAACTGTGAAAGCCCGGCGGCCGGTTGGACATGTGTTCGCCGACGATGGCGCGAGTGAGGATGTCGACGTCGCCGCCGCCGACCTCCTCGGGCATCGTCATGCCGTAAAAGCCCGCCTCGACGGATTTCTGGCGAATCTCCTCGACGATGTTGCGGTACTCGGGGACCTGCCGATGCTCGTCGTCGACGATTTCCTTCTCGTAGTCCGCGCCGAGGAACTGATCGTACTCGTTCTCGAGCGGGGCGACCTCCTGATCGATGAAGTCGTCGAGTGCCTTCTTGATCTGGACGGCTTCGGACGGTTCGCTGAAGTCCATAATCTACGTCACATCACGCCCTACATAAACGTTACCATGGGAATCGTTTTCAGCCACCATAGTACAGGTCGAGCGCCTCGAATCCGTCGTTTCGAGCCCGAACGACCGACGATCCGGATCCGAATTGATTTTTTCGCCCGCAGCTGGCGTTCAGCAGAGCGGAACAGCTTTGACACCCATCGTTGAATACGGCGTATGGCAACACCAGACACGGACGGAGGGAATCGGGTCGATGCGGTGGTGAAGACCCTCGATATTCTCGAGGCGCTGTGGCAGGCCGAAGGGGCCGGCGTCACCGAACTCACCGAGCGAACGGGAGTAGCAAAGAGTACGGTACACGCCCATCTGACGACGCTGCGGTCGAAGGGGTACGTCGTCCAAGAGGGCGACGAATACCGGCTGAGCCTCCGGTTTCTCTCGTTCGGGGAACACGTCAAACACGCTGAGCCGCTGTACGAAGCCGCCGACGCACCGATCGACGAACTGTCGGCACAGGTCGGCGAGCGCGTCCTCTGTTCGACACACCAGAACGGGCTCGGGACGGTTATCAACGTCAGCGAGGGGACGCGCTCTTTCACCAGCGACATCGACATCGGGACTCACACCTACCTCCACAACTCGGCCGGCGGCAAGGCGATGCTCGCTCACTTCGACGAGGAGCGAGTCGAGGACATCATCGACCAGTGGGGGCTCCCGGCGTTCTCCGAGAACACGATTACCGATCGAGAGACCCTCTTCGACGAACTCGACGCGATTCGAGAGGAAGGCGTCGCGTACAACCAGGGAGAGTACCTCCGGGGGATCAGCGCGATCGGCGCACCGATCCTGGACAACGACGGCACCGTCTACGGGGCGGTCACCGTCGCCGGCCCACAACACCGCCTCGAGAACGAGTGGGAGAAAAACGACCTGCGTGACCGGTTGCTGTCGACGGCGAACACGATCGAAGTCAACGTGATGTTCTCGTAGCCGTTCAGTCAGACCGAACGCGGTCGGTCGAGGCGAGACGACCGCGGATCGAAATCGATCGTCGTGGTCGATCCCGGGACCCCGCACCGACTCCGCATTGGTTTACAGTCATATGTCCGTAAACCCCCGGGGCGATCGGTCGGAAGCCGCCGTCGCTGCCGGCGCCGATCGACCGACGAGGGATCAGTTCGACGGAGCCGCTGCGCGAAGTCGGACCACATAACTATCGGTTTTCAAGGTATGAATAGAAACTGGTATTTCTGTCGCCACGGATGACGGTCCGATCGAACTCGAGAAACACTCGCGAATCGTCACGGACGACCGTTAAATCGGACGACAAGCGACGAACCTGCCGGATTATTCGAGAGCGGAACGAGGGAAGCGGTTCGGACGGCGTACCGCTCGAGAAACGTCCCGTGTCGGCCACTATTAGACGATACAATGCCGTCAGACTCGTTTTACGGACGTGACCGTATAGCCGCCGAGCCATCGACCGGAGTCCGGTCGAACGGCCCTTGTTCGAGGGGATAAATTGGTAATTTCAATAGGATTTTCCAAATACTTTCTGCTCCTATATATTTCTTGGACATCACGACGGGGTTGCCGCGAGTGGCCGGCCTCGAGCGACGGATTACACTGTTTTCGCGACGACCGAGTTCGATGAACATCGGCAGAATACGGGTCGTAAATCATGAACGAATTTATGTGGTGGCCGTCCAATAGGACCGTATGCGACTCGAAGACAAGACAGTAGTTATCACGGGCGCGGCGTCGGGGATCGGTCGGTCGACCGCCGAGCGGTGCGCCGAGGAAGGGGCACGCGTCATCGTCACGGACGTCGACGTCGAGGGCGGCGAAGAGACCGTCGAGACCATCGAGGCAGCCGGCGGCGAAGCCGAGTTCGCCGAACTCGACGTCACCGACAGCGAGGGGTTTCACGACGTCGTCGACGCCGTAGCCGACGACTACGGCATCGACGTGATGGTCAACAACGCCGGCACCGGCCACCCCGGCGGGAGCCTCGAGGACCTCGACGACGAGACCCGGGACTTCGTGATCGACATCAACATCAAGGGCGTCTGGAACGGCTGTTCGGCCGCCTTGCCCCACATGAAAGACCAGGGCCACGGTTCGATCGTCAACGTCGGCTCGCTGGCGAGCATCCTCGGGCTCCCCAAGCAGGCGGCCTACTCGACGACCAAAGCCGCCGTGTTGAACATGACCCGGACGGTCGCGGCCGAGGCCGGCCCCTACGGCGTCCGCGCGAACGCCGTCTGTCCCGGCTTCACCGAGACCCAGATGCTCGAGGGCTTTCTCGCACAGCAGGACGATCCCGAGGTCGCCAGAGCGGAGATGGCCGAGGACTACCCGCTCAAGCGGCTGGGCGAGCCCGCAGAGATCGCGAACGCGATCCTCTTTCTGGCCAGCGACGAGGCCTCGTTCGTCAGCGGCCACGGGCTGGTCGTCGACGGCGGGTTCTCGACCTGCTGACTACGCCTCGCGGGTCAGCGCCACGCTCGCGAGCTGGTCGCCCGCGGTCACCGTCGCCTCGCGCGTGAGCGCATAGAGGAGGCCGCCCCGTTTCGTGCGGGCCTCCTGAAGCGCGTCGTAGGTCGTCGGGTCGTACACCGTCCCGATCGGCGCACCCTCGGCGACCTCGTCGCCGACGGCGAGCCCGGGCGTCGGCCGGAAGAGTCCGGCGTCGGCCGCGGAAACCTGCCCGAGGTGGTTGCGGGCGCTCCGCTGGTCGCGCTCGGGGACCGCACCGGGGAGCGCGTCGAGGTGTCGACAGACGTCCACCAGCCCCGTCACGCCCGTCTCGACGACGTCCTCGATGATCCGTTTGTTGTGGGCGAGTTCGGGCGTGATCGCGGGGATCCCCTCGTCCGCGGCGGCGACCCGAAGTTTGCCGGCGAAGCCCCGCCGGTGCCACTCGTCGGGGACGTCCTCGCCGGCCCCCTCGGCCAGCAGGAGATCGGTTCCGAAGGCGGTCGCGAGGCCGCGGGAGTACTCGTCTCCCTCACGATAGACGACGTGGGGGAGCATGTCGGGACTCCCCGTGTGGAGGTCGACGACGGCGTCAGCCGCCGTGACGTATTCCCACAGTCGGGCGGCCATCCGCTGGTGGAGGGTGCCGTCCGCGTCGCCCGGCCAGATCCGGTTCATGTTCGGGTGGACGCCGTCGAGTGGCTCCGGCGTGGTGTAGGAAACGCGGTCGAACGTCAGCGGGTTCGCGACGGGGACCGCGATCACGGTTCCGGACAGCGACTCGAGGGGGAGTCGCTCGTGGAACCGCCGGAGGACTTCGGTGCCGTTGATCTCGCGGCCGTGCTGGGCCGCCTGGACGTACAGCGTCGGCCCGGACTCCGCGCCGCGATAGGTGTGGACCGTCGTCGTCAGGTCGACGCCCGACGGGAGCCGCGCGAGCGTCAGCCGTTCCGCCGTGTGCGTTCTCTCAGTCATGAGCGGTCGTTCCACGGCCCGCGGTATGTAGCTGCGGCCGACCGCTGTCACGAACGGATGGAGAGAGCAGTCAGTCAGGACGGACGTATTCGGAGAGGGTCGCCGCGGCCTCGTCGACGACGCCCCCCTCGAGTCGTCCCTGATAGCGCTCGATCAGATCGGCATCGATCGAAGTGACCGACCACGGCATGATCGAACTCGAGCGAGGAGCGCCGCCCTCTACCCAGTCGTCCGCCGCGAGGGGAATTCGCTCCTCGTACCACGTTCGAGTCGTAAGCGAGAGGGAGATGTACTGTTCGCCGTGGAAGGGCGTCGTTTCGCGACCGACGACGAGAGACGGTCGGCCGCTCGAACCGTCTTTGAAGGGATCGATCGCGATGGCGACATCGCCGCGCTCGTACCCCATCGCTATTCGCCCTCGGCGGCGTGTTCCCGCCACTCCTCGAGATCCTCCGTCCCGTATCGCTCGTCCAGCGACTCGAGGAGCCGGTGTGCCTCGTACGCGTCGCGGACCGTGTCCGGGTCACCGATCGCCCAGTAGTCGCCCTTGTGGCGGACGAGATCGCGGTCCTCGAGACGGCTGAGAACCGTTCCGATCGAATTCTTCTTGACGTCGACCCGGGCCGCGATTTCGGAGGGGGTGTACGCCGCGTCGTCGTTCGCAGCGAGGAATCGAACGACCTTCTCGGCGTTCGTGAGCCCGTTTAGCTCCTCGCTCGAACGCTTGTCGAAGGTGTCGATGTCGATCGGCATGTGGGTCAGTAGGGTATTCGAAGTCAAAGATGTTACTCTGTAAGTGATGTAATTGACCGTCCGGATCGGGCTGCAGCGGGCGAGACCACTACCGTTTTCACTCGGCCCGCCGTCGCGGACGGTATGGGAGACGTTACTGCCACCCTGCACACGAACCGCGGCGACATCGAGGTCGAACTCTACGACGAGCGGGCCCCCCGAACCGTCGACAACTTCGTCGGGCTCGCGACCGGCGGCAAGACCTGGACCGACCCGGAGACGGGCGAGGAGATCGAGGGTGAGCCCCTGTACGACGACGTTGCCTTCCACCGCGTCATCGAGGGCTTCATGATCCAGGGCGGCGACCCGACCGAGACCGGCCGCGGCGGCCCCGGCTACCAGTTCGACGACGAGTTCCACGACGAGCTGCGCCACGACGACGCGGGGATCCTGAGCATGGCCAACTCCGGGCCCGACACCAACGGCTCGCAGTTCTTCATCACGCTCGACGCCCAGCCCCACCTCGACGACCGCCACGCGGTCTTCGGCAAAGTGACCGACGGCATGGACGTCGTTCGCGAGATCGGCAGCGTCGAGACCGACGCCAACGACCAGCCCCAGGAGGAAGTCGTCCTCGAGTCGGT containing:
- a CDS encoding Zn-ribbon domain-containing OB-fold protein; translation: MTGRIEDRREEWDGPVPVPTGATAPFWAGTLEGELRYQACDCGHRQLYPRAVCTACGAEDPPFEASEGVGTIYTYTVCHVPGEPGFAERTPYVVGAIDLAEGPRLLALLDAEPDDLEIGAAVGVRFWQVSEDAAIPVFVPE
- a CDS encoding acetyl-CoA acetyltransferase, which codes for MAEPILAGVAESDLGETPDRNWLDNAAVATVRALEDAGCSLDEVDGVAVAGGDDYMPALVLSEYLDLDEPSFLEGTEIGGSSFEHFCGHVRDAMARDEADVVVVAYGSTSKTGPGRDQSLEETHPIDGFVRPTGLFRPPGAYAMAARRHMHEYGTTEEQLAEVAVATREWAAMNPKAAQREPITVDDVLESREIAEPFNLLDCCLVSDGGGAVVLVSEEKAAELGVPEIAVAGVASTSTHRQDVSEMPDMTTTGAAVTGPKAFDQAGITHDDVDVAEIYDSFTYTALVTLEDLGFCEKGEGGEFVSGGTTAPGGELPMNTQGGGLSYCHPGHFGVFVLIEAARQLRGDYEGDRQVDDAEVAVAHGTGGLLSSSSTVVLRRES
- a CDS encoding class I adenylate-forming enzyme family protein — encoded protein: MDLASVTESAREGNVARLHDETVRLHGDAPAIEYHGTTLTHDDLKAESARFAGGLADLGLEPGDIMLQYLPNCPPYLIGALGAFKAGVIVSPVNPQYRKRELTYQLEDTEAAAVLTHEALEPYLEEALETIDWDPVVISVDGEGEDVHAFADVRGEERFVERADDDVALLPYTSGTTGKPKGVQLTHRNFRAQTFSVLAQEQALEGEAVKSLVWLPLYHITGFTHTAWQPLVRGGSVYLRSAANWDGDAAMKLIEEEGITHYVGVTAMYVDMINSDDFGEYDLTSLESAGEGGAKMSVAVQEQFEKTAGVEMAEGYGLTETNGATHSQRNSTFGLRHGTIGQPTRMTEAKIVDSSGETVPIGEEGELLVRGPQVMKGYHGMPEATDEAFTDDVPASEASGESEDSSSGRWFRTGDIARRDEDNYYEIVDRKKHMINSAGYNIYPSELEELLAEHEAVAEGAVVRIPDERRNEVPKAFVVTAPGVEPGEDVTAEEITEYFLDNVASYKHPREVEFIEELPRTTSGKIQKYKLEDGEGDE
- a CDS encoding D-2-hydroxyacid dehydrogenase; this encodes MTVVVSPHVLAGGGPLVTDEIRERRPEIDLEHVEDADDLPAAVADAEALVIHRLPDEVLAAADALEWVQALSAGTDRFDHDALADRGVALTNVSGIHAKPIGQQVLGYLLHFERGFDRAIAQQREREWERYLGGELGDRTVGIVGVGAIGSNVADYCRTFDARVVGTKRDPTDAPESVDEIYGPDGLESVLAASDYLVVACPLTDQTRGLLDADALATLPDDAVLVNIARGGIVDQSALVDALAAGDLGGAALDVFEEEPLPESSPLWARDDVLVTPHMAGSTPHYWERCADVFLRNYDRFRDGDPLENRVV
- a CDS encoding TIGR03617 family F420-dependent LLM class oxidoreductase — protein: MSDLRIDAMVPKLANDSGAAAARAEELGFDGVWTPEMDNDAFLPHPVIADRTEEIQQGTRIALSFTRSPMALAYTAWDLAQYTDGRFVLGIGTQVKGHNERRFSVDWESPGPRLREVVESLRHIFDAFQGEADLEYEGDHYSFSLMTDNFNPGPIDHPEIPIYIAGVNEYNIRLAGELCDGLDMHVFNTPGYTDDVIAPTVAEGADRGERSLEDVSLSASPFVVTGETEDERERSRREVRRRIAFYGSTRTYHDVLEHHGWRSVGEELHDLSTDGKWEEMAGLVTDEMVSTFAIEAPPEELLAEARAVYGGIADRVVLPLDHGEAFLNE
- a CDS encoding MBL fold metallo-hydrolase, coding for MSESTERGTRAAGQVSRIDFDIEWPPKHAAAYLIEEPAPILIDTGDPEERAEATIREELAATGYDLADVAAVVVTHPHSDHIGQVPLLREAGATVYAPRPVLEQLERDPADLAAGIREIGRSAGYRGEAIERETERAKASLERNRRLLEPEAAVPFPFDESVTVAGREFDPIHTPGHQVHHASLATEVNGERVLFSGDALIEPFRPGAINVGLDYGAYDAVDDFHRAMDRLEGRAIDRAFPGHGPVFTDYEEAIESTRSALESLTAETLEAVSAVGPATPLEITRHRSGEVRHPAQLLDTLGALGTLEGRGRIEYEVRDGARYYSFRKASP
- a CDS encoding acyl-CoA dehydrogenase family protein, which translates into the protein MDFSEPSEAVQIKKALDDFIDQEVAPLENEYDQFLGADYEKEIVDDEHRQVPEYRNIVEEIRQKSVEAGFYGMTMPEEVGGGDVDILTRAIVGEHMSNRPPGFHSSIFGGAGGPTPILLNCDERQREEYLEPLMDGEITTCFALTEPGHGSDAHHMDTRAEKDGDEWVINGQKVYITNAPYADFAMVFARTSGDDGDLSGITCFLVDKETPGFEVGKIHRAMGMTPGTHAELHFDDCRVGEEQVLGEVDAGFQSAMDWIGGGRINIAAGAVGTAEFLLDMSLEYARDRETFGKPIGHRQGISFQLAELATDIEQVRQLYRYAAWKMDNGERARKEESMAKLRGAKLANDAADIAMQVHGGAGFMKDLPIERNYRSARVFRIFEGTDEIQKRTIARELI
- a CDS encoding IclR family transcriptional regulator, which encodes MATPDTDGGNRVDAVVKTLDILEALWQAEGAGVTELTERTGVAKSTVHAHLTTLRSKGYVVQEGDEYRLSLRFLSFGEHVKHAEPLYEAADAPIDELSAQVGERVLCSTHQNGLGTVINVSEGTRSFTSDIDIGTHTYLHNSAGGKAMLAHFDEERVEDIIDQWGLPAFSENTITDRETLFDELDAIREEGVAYNQGEYLRGISAIGAPILDNDGTVYGAVTVAGPQHRLENEWEKNDLRDRLLSTANTIEVNVMFS